A stretch of the Longimicrobium sp. genome encodes the following:
- the hemC gene encoding hydroxymethylbilane synthase, which yields MVALRIASRGSELALWQSRAVEAALRAADPSLEVRIDVIRTTGDRIQDVPLAKIGDKGLFTKELDTALLAGDADLAVHSLKDVPTRLPDGLALAAVTLREDPRDVVLLPPGRRGGLDALPPGARVGTSSLRRRAQLQALRPDLEVLDLRGNLNTRLAKLDRGDYDAIILAAAGVRRLGWEDRISESLDAGQWLPAVGQGALAVVCCADRADVLDRLRTLHDPHTAACTTAERALLRALEGGCQVPIGALGRVDGDRLMLDGLVADTDGTRILRVQESGPVDDAQAIGRRAADALLARGAGEVLAAVRARAAAPEPAAP from the coding sequence GTGGTAGCGCTTCGAATCGCCTCCCGCGGCAGCGAGCTGGCCTTGTGGCAGTCCCGTGCCGTGGAGGCCGCCCTCCGCGCCGCCGATCCGTCCCTCGAGGTGCGGATCGACGTCATCAGGACCACGGGCGACCGCATCCAGGACGTGCCCCTGGCCAAGATCGGCGACAAGGGGCTGTTCACCAAGGAGCTGGATACCGCGCTCCTCGCCGGCGACGCCGACCTGGCGGTCCACTCGCTCAAGGACGTGCCCACCCGCCTGCCGGACGGCCTGGCCCTGGCCGCGGTGACCCTCCGCGAAGACCCGCGCGACGTGGTCCTGCTCCCCCCCGGACGAAGGGGCGGGCTGGACGCGTTGCCGCCCGGCGCCCGCGTGGGCACCAGCTCGCTCCGCCGCCGCGCGCAGCTGCAGGCGCTGCGGCCGGATCTGGAGGTGCTGGACCTGCGCGGCAACCTGAACACGCGCCTGGCCAAGCTGGACCGCGGCGACTACGACGCCATCATCCTCGCCGCGGCCGGCGTTCGGCGGCTGGGCTGGGAGGATCGCATTTCCGAGTCGCTGGATGCGGGGCAGTGGCTTCCCGCCGTGGGCCAGGGGGCGCTCGCGGTCGTCTGCTGCGCCGACCGCGCGGACGTGCTCGACCGGCTCCGCACGCTCCACGACCCCCACACCGCCGCGTGCACCACCGCCGAGCGCGCCCTGCTGCGTGCGCTGGAAGGCGGCTGCCAGGTGCCCATCGGCGCGCTGGGACGGGTGGATGGTGATCGTCTCATGCTCGACGGTCTTGTTGCCGACACCGACGGCACGCGCATCCTCCGCGTCCAGGAATCCGGCCCGGTGGATGATGCCCAGGCGATCGGCCGGCGCGCGGCGGACGCGCTGCTGGCGCGCGGGGCGGGGGAGGTGCTGGCCGCCGTGCGCGCCCGCGCCGCCGCGCCCGAGCCCGCGGCGCCATGA
- the lptE gene encoding LPS assembly lipoprotein LptE, producing MSLAFPKRPGIRRALDAVLLAAFLTLLSGCNYSFTGGGLPQHIRRVYIEPFENETPYPGLESLLLRELQDRFPGSLGVRLASQSSADAIVRGKLKSAEEQTTNINPNTDASGRIGRLEAQVQVSFDAEIYDVQNDKVLWRGNSITALGAFNPNTEDVDDGRRKALQQAVQRLIEGAQSQW from the coding sequence ATGTCACTGGCTTTCCCGAAGCGACCTGGAATCCGCCGGGCACTTGACGCCGTCCTGCTGGCGGCGTTCCTGACCCTGCTTTCCGGCTGCAACTACAGCTTTACCGGCGGCGGGCTGCCGCAGCACATCCGGCGCGTGTACATCGAGCCGTTCGAGAACGAAACGCCGTACCCGGGGCTGGAAAGCCTGCTGCTGCGCGAGCTGCAGGACCGCTTTCCTGGCAGCCTGGGCGTGCGCCTGGCGTCGCAGTCCAGCGCCGACGCCATCGTGCGCGGCAAGCTGAAGTCCGCGGAGGAGCAGACCACCAACATCAACCCCAACACCGACGCCTCGGGGCGCATCGGCCGGCTGGAGGCGCAGGTGCAGGTGAGCTTCGACGCCGAGATTTACGACGTGCAGAACGACAAGGTGCTCTGGCGCGGCAACAGCATCACGGCGCTGGGCGCGTTCAACCCCAACACCGAAGACGTGGACGACGGCCGCCGCAAGGCGCTGCAGCAGGCGGTCCAGCGGCTGATCGAGGGAGCGCAGTCGCAGTGGTAG
- the rfaE2 gene encoding D-glycero-beta-D-manno-heptose 1-phosphate adenylyltransferase — MTSPVHPADKVMSRENVLHRFGRPRCGRIVFTNGVFDILHRGHVEYLFAARALGDALVVGLNTDDSVRRLAKAPGRPVNPQDDRAMVLAALACVDAVTLFDEDTPHAIITALMPDVLVKGGDYTVDTIVGAPEVLAAGGRVEVIPLTPGRSTTSILERARGGGESG; from the coding sequence ATGACATCCCCGGTGCACCCGGCGGACAAGGTGATGTCGCGCGAGAACGTGCTTCACCGCTTCGGCCGGCCCCGCTGCGGGCGCATCGTCTTTACCAACGGGGTCTTCGACATCCTGCACCGCGGCCACGTGGAGTACCTGTTCGCGGCCCGCGCCCTCGGCGACGCCCTCGTCGTCGGCCTGAACACGGATGATTCCGTCCGCCGGCTGGCCAAGGCACCGGGGCGGCCCGTCAACCCGCAGGACGACCGCGCGATGGTGCTCGCGGCGCTGGCATGCGTGGACGCGGTCACCCTGTTCGATGAAGACACACCGCACGCCATCATCACGGCGCTGATGCCGGACGTGCTGGTGAAGGGCGGGGACTACACGGTCGATACCATCGTCGGAGCGCCGGAAGTGCTGGCCGCGGGAGGCAGGGTAGAGGTGATCCCGCTGACCCCCGGCCGGTCGACGACGTCCATCCTGGAACGAGCGAGAGGGGGAGGGGAGAGTGGCTGA